A section of the Cydia amplana chromosome 15, ilCydAmpl1.1, whole genome shotgun sequence genome encodes:
- the LOC134654548 gene encoding deoxycytidylate deaminase, translating to MDLAEMTANMSLQNINSRVQKKREDYIDWRDYFMATAFLAAKRSKDPSSQVGACVVNKDNKIVGIGYNGMPIGCSDDVFPWGKSTPSPLDSKYLYVCHAEMNAIVNKNSADVKDCTIYVGLFPCNECAKIIIQSGIKEVIYLSDKHAHKPETVASKRMFDASGVKYWQFKPKSEKIEINFGDIDWDRMSPRK from the exons aTGGATCTCGCTGAAATGACCGCAAATATGTCTTTACAAAA TATAAACAGCCGCGTTCAGAAGAAACGAGAAGACTATATCGACTGGCGAGATTATTTCATGGCAACGGCTTTCTTGGCCGCAAAACGTAGCAAGGATCCCAGCTCACAAGTTGGTGCTTGCGTTGTCAATAAAGACAACAAAATAGTCGGCATTGG ATACAATGGGATGCCCATTGGATGCAGCGATGACGTGTTCCCGTGGGGAAAGAGTACTCCATCTCCTTTAGATAGCAAATATCTATATG TATGCCATGCAGAAATGAATGCCATTGTCAACAAGAACTCAGCAGACGTCAAAGACTGTACCATATACGTTGGTCTGTTCCCCTGCAACGAATGTGCCAAAATAATCATACAGTCAGGGATCAAGGAGGTGATTTACCTGTCAGACAAGCACGCACACAAGCCTGAGACGGTCGCCTCAAAAAGGATGTTTGACGCTTCCGGTGTCAAGTATTG GCAATTTAAACCAAAGAGTGAGAAGATTGAAATAAACTTCGGTGATATTGACTGGGACAGAATGAGCCCTAGAAAATGA